Genomic DNA from Elgaria multicarinata webbii isolate HBS135686 ecotype San Diego chromosome 2, rElgMul1.1.pri, whole genome shotgun sequence:
ATGTAGCGGAGGGTTTTGCTGCAAGGCTGCACATCATCCAAACACATGACATGGCGCAGGAAACACCCTAGCTCAGACCCACTCACCTTGCTGCTCCAGCAGGGCGTTCTGGCGCTTTAGATCATCAATGTCCTGctggtgtgtgtggtttttccGGCGCATGTACTGGATGTACTCTGTGGCTTTATCTAGGATTTGGGCCCGGGATGCCTGTTGCAATAGtaggaaaaaaacacaccagaTAAAGTCCTAGTTCACGTAAGCAGCTAGGCTGAGATGCCCTTCAGCAGGGAGCTGATTTCTCAATACAGTCTACATTTCATTTGAGGTACAACCTTAGAGTTGCAAGACATTCGACTGTAGAGGGGTTTTGAGACTCAGGATCTGTATAGTGCTTTCCAGCTCTGTGTTCAACTCCTTATAAAAACAATGGTTCTAACGACATCTGGCTACAGCACTGAACAATAGCTCATGAAGTAGTCACTCCACTCCCAAGAGTAGCTGCAGTACACGTGGGTCATTCCCTACACCTGCAACTCTGCAAACAAATGCTCCTGTGTTCACAAGAACTCATTCAGCACAGTAGAGAAGTTCCCAAATGACTATTCAGCAGTTTCTCTACTACAGCTACACTTCCCCAAGCATAATTATATCTACTCTCAACAACTGGGACTACACAAGACTGGCCAGCAAACTCAGCAGCACTGTGGAACTAGGTGATAAGACAATTGCTTACCTGCTCTTGTAAAACACTTgtgtttggaaaatgtcttttggAAAGGTTTTCAAAGCTGCTTGTAACCTTTTGTATCCCTGTGCATTTTTATTACAGTGCTTTGTAATACAAATGTAGGTTTGCAAGACTCATGTGGAATGAGAAATAAGAAAAGGGACGTTCAGCTGCTGAGAACCCAATCAAGAATTATAgctggaaaggaagagaaaaaacaaaaaacaaaggaggAGAAATCTGGACTAGAGGAATTTTTGCAAGGAAGAGGCTCTTCATTGCTGGGCGCTAGTGAAGCAGAGACACATCTGCTGAAGGAGAAGAAGTCAGGCGTTATTGTCCAAAGGACAGGTTGgaaccattttgttttgctgggcTTGGATATGCAAGTGGGAGTGGGTTTCTGTTCTGGGCTCCTTATTTTGAAAGTGTTTTATGAAAGGCACCATGGCTCCCATTAAAGCCTAGGAAGCTCAAACCTGAACAAGCAGAATATGGCAGGTTTTAAAGGGTCTTGACCCCTTGCTCAAACAACTGTATGTGCCAGGTTTGGACTGCACTGCTTGAGCTCAGTTGAGTATTTGGTAGTTTACATTCTGGAGTGGATCGAACAAGAAGCTGGCAAAGCACACCCCACCCtatgttaaccccccccccattttataaacaggccctggggaaagaaaaaaacacgTTAGTCCTAGTTTAAAGCATTCTTTATACAGAAGATTATCTTCTATTGGCAGAGCTGTTTTGTTATACAAAAACAAGACTGATTACAATTAGGTTTTAGTTTCATTTTCAAATTGCAAATATCCAAAGCAGACAATTTAGAAGTATACACGTCGTAGCCCAATAGAAAGGCAAACTATTGGCAATATCAATATTTATATATGTTTTGAATGGCCACATTTGGCAATTTACTTTTTTCTAAGATATTCCAGTTATTAACATTTACTTTTGGTTTTTATAATAGGAGCACACAGTTCTAgtcaaagcaaaataaataaataaataaaggatccaggtagcccccccccacacaccctttaaaaaaaaaaaaaaaaaagactatcaATTCTTATGTAGAAGTGAGACCAAATCTATTTTGTATATAAAGAAAGTTAACTATCTGTTCTAGATTGCTAAATCAACTGGACAACAATGTATGCCAAACAAACCATTTGCTATAGGAAGGTCTACATAGCTTTGTTTTAATTCAAGTATATTCCATTTCCCAGAGTAAGAACTGGCATTTTACAGTAGTAAACTTTTCCCCTGTACTGTCAATGTATCCAACTTTTTGGCCTTCACTGGAGTTGCCGTCACCCACACCAAAGTCTTCCCAGCAGTCTCCCACAATAGGGCCTGAAATTCCAGTGTGTTAAAAATTACACAGGTTACACTAACCTCAAGGGAGAATCCAAAAAACAAAAGGCCAGGCCACATATTTCAGCTAACAATGAATTACCCAAATGTCAAGCCTCAGTTCCGAAAACTTTGCCTGTGTGACATGAGTAATAAATGGGTGTCTTGATGTCTATGACACGGTGTGACCAGAGGTGACTGAACATAAAAATGCTGCCTATCAAGCTAAGTACCTTGTACTGAGCTTCTGCAGACAGCTTTGTCGGCAGCTCAGCCACTAATGATGAGCAGGGCCCCATTTCCTCATTCCTTTTCAGGGCAGCCACTTTAGCCCTATGGAAAGCTAAAAGTTACTTGCTAGTGCTGCGATGTTGCAACTCTAGAGAGAAAGGACAAGGGAGTCACCCTGCACACATTCGCTACAGACTTGGGGCTAATTCACACAACCACTCTACTTGGTTGcacgtcccccccacccccggccctgcCCAGACTGCAGGATGTCTACCTAAACTGTTTGTAACAAGCCTAAGCTACAATTTTACAGgcctttaaaaacttttaaacacAGAGTGGTGGCACAGTGTGCTTCTGGCAGATAATTCATATCTGGCAGATAATTCATCAAGAGCAAGCTTCAATGTAGGCAAgaggaaaagcaaacaaacagaaccaATCACAAGCAGAGCAGCCCTGCATAACCAGGATGGTTCCATCAGAGGAGAACGAGGGAGGTGGAAAGAGAACACTAAATCTTCCAGGGctagagagaaagaaacaggggACACATATTAATATACACACACCTAGTCCTGTCTTTCCTTTTGTTCTACCATGTCCTTTGTTGATTTAGACTTTGGACAGACAGCTACTCTTTTCAGTACTGTCAGCAGCCTTACAGAGCTAAATCTAAATAAAGGTTAGCAAGGAATTGGGAGGATTGCAGAGGAGAAGCAAGAAACCTCCATAATACTGTGCAACTGCAGCAAGCAGATGACCCAGACCACTTCATAAAGTAACTTTCAACCATTCAGAAGTGCATGATGAAACATTAGGTTACTCTACAATGAGAATTCATCTTTATTTGACAGCATAAGCAGACCAACTATGAACATCTTTGAAGCTACAGGAACATTTCTTCAACCAGACTATTTGGGACCCTTGCAGAATTACCTAAGCTATACTAGTAGAGGTTCTTTCTTGTTCTGTAGCTTGGTCCAAAGATGGGACTGGAAACCAATTATCTTATGATTGATGGGACAGCATTCCAGGGAAGTGCATCACATCTCTCAATAAACTCACCTTCTCTCCCTGAAGCGATGGCACAGAGTCCCGCAGGCTGTGGAAACTGTCCTTGATGTGGTCCCTACGTTTGCGCTCCAGTGCATTGTGGTGAGCACGTTTGTCAGCCTAGACAGACAAAGAACAAATATTAGGGCCTTCACCATCACTGTAGGCAACAGGGTATGTGGCTTCCATTGCATCCTTGACCCCTGGACTAGGATGCACATAGGATGAACCATCTCCAGCCCTCCTTAAGACAAGGGAAGAAACAAAGAAGTCAGCAAAAAAAAGCAGCCAGTGCAGGCCAAGTCCAGCACAAGCACGAAAAACAAGTGTGATTACCCTGCAGCATTCTGTTAGTCGAGAAGATTGGTTCAGAAAGATCCCTGTGTCACCCCCTAGACTACAAAGTTTTCATCTTCAACACAGCACCAAATATTTTGAATAAGCCACATGTTAATCATGAATGGGACCCTTCCCAGTAGCAAGAGTTTCTGGGCATtgtactacagagaaggcccataatgaaaaacgaaaaacaaaatGAGACTTTATGTAGGGTCCACAAAACACTGCAGGAAATATTTGGACTGCAGTCTTCTGTGCAGCTATAGCGCAATTCAGAAGTTATCATTCATGTGTTACATCAACACAAAAGTGGAGCCATGCCCACTAGCCTCGCCCAAGATGCCACACGtactgactatttatttattgcacgtACAtactgactatttatttattgcattttataccacccaatagctgaagccccaCTTCCTGGTATCCACACATAAACACCTGCAGGGATAAACCCTAGGCATGAAGACTTTCGTGCAAACTGGAACTGTGCACAATCCAGGGTCCAGATTATGGAAAGCCTTCCGGCACATAGCTGTACACACAAAAGCTCCATTCTTGCAGGATATGAGGGGGTGGGCCCAGTTAGTATGGTCTTACTCTGTGCTCACACATTGGTCTACCATGTgagcagtgatgtgggttttctggaaaatgcTGAATTGGAAAAAAATCCTGTTCAAATTAGATTGAGTTGCATAGAGTCATTTGCATCAGAAAAAATTCAATTTACAGCGGGAAATTTTCAGATACCCtagagagtgatctaatttaacatgtttattttacAACAAAGTAACTCATGCTAATTCCCCACTCATGACATTGCAAGCatttgatctgaaatatttgagtggaaaattaaagcacacttaatgttaTTTATATGTTGCATTATGTAGAATTTTTTCTTGGAATCCTTACAAAGATTTAAAGACACAGGGCactttcagttttgctgtcactacttattagttccatttcacactgagacatatg
This window encodes:
- the MAX gene encoding protein max isoform X2, with the protein product MSDNDDIEVESDADKRAHHNALERKRRDHIKDSFHSLRDSVPSLQGEKASRAQILDKATEYIQYMRRKNHTHQQDIDDLKRQNALLEQQVRALEKARSSALQANYSSSDNSLYTNPKGSTISAFDGGSDSSSESELEEPQSRKKLRMEAS
- the MAX gene encoding protein max isoform X1, producing MSDNDDIEVESDADKRAHHNALERKRRDHIKDSFHSLRDSVPSLQGEKQQASRAQILDKATEYIQYMRRKNHTHQQDIDDLKRQNALLEQQVRALEKARSSALQANYSSSDNSLYTNPKGSTISAFDGGSDSSSESELEEPQSRKKLRMEAS